In Candidatus Manganitrophus morganii, the genomic window TTAGAATTTATTTACAGTTTGAGTCCCTTCACAATGAGGTGTTTTCTCTCAATCCCGATCAGGTGAGAATCTTCGTCGATGGCAGCAAGAGCGAGATTACACCAACCAAATATCTAACGTTACCTGATGATCCATATCCTCCTTCCTATGCCACGTTTGCCAGGAATCCATCGTATGTATCACCTGGACACAATTGGCGCTGCAACGATGCCCTTCTGACAGAAGGTAAGATGACACTCGTCACTCCCAGCGGCCCGATGCATTTTCATCAAAGGATATGTTTTGTGCTGGAATATCCGACTACCACTCCAACACCAGAACAGGAATTTACTCTGACTATCGGAGGTCTCAGACAGGAGAACAACGAAGTCGAAGTACCGCCAATTCACTTTCGCCGGAAGGTCCGCATCAAGTATGAACTCATTCCGAACCCTCCTTAACTCCAGGCATTAGAGTCGGAGCAAGCAGGAATATTCATATACGCTAGCCGATGCCAATGTTATCTTTCAATGGCTGCCAGCAATCATATTGACTCCCTTTATGCATCCGATCGAAGTCACAGGCGAAGTTCGCAGAAATATATATAAGAACCTCATTACGCAGATGCAAAGAGATGTGGTTTTACCAAAATCGGAATAGAATGTTCTTTCTTCCTATAGCCTTCCGTGTTCTATAAAAATTAGGTTTTAGGCTGGTTTGATATTCTGATTCAAATGAAATAGATTCATCGGATCATACCGTTTCTTAATCTCCGCCAGCCGCCGATAGTGCTGCCGGTAATTGCTGCGGACGCGCTCCTGATCGTCCTCTGACATGAAGTTCACATACCCCCCTTCTTCTGAAAAGGGCCGGAGCGCCTCATAGTAAGCGCGGCCCCACGCGACGTTCCGCTCCGTGTCGGCCGGATCGGAAAAACTCGGCCCGAGCGCCGTGGCAAAAGAAGCATCCCGGTAGGCGAAGGCGGTGGCGTCGGACTTCACACGATGGCAGGCGCCGTCGATCGGAAAGAGAATGGTCGCCGTCTGAAGAGAGGGGATGCGGGCGGCGTAGTCGAGATGGACGTCGATCGCGCCGTCGGCAATACGGGTAATGAAATTCCCTTTCCAGTAGTGATAGAGCCCCTTGGGGAGAAGTTCGTCGAAGAGGGTGTTGATCACCGGGTAGGGCATCCGCTCAAGATACTGACCCTCGATCGAGCCCAGGCGGCTCAGCCGCCCGCGGACCGCTTCGTCCTGAGAGGCCGGTCCGCTCCAGCAGATCAGCACCGCCGCCATCGGCCGCCCATGCCACTTTTCAGGAAGAAACGGCACGGGGAGGCCGAGGGTCAACACCAAAAGCGCATTGAGCTCTTCGGGCGCCTCGTCCATCAATGCCCGGTAGCCGCGAAGGATGTCGCCGTCGAGCGGATAGAAGGTCGGCCCGCCGAGGATGTCGGCCACCGGATGGAGTTGGTATTCGAAGGAGGTCACGACGCCGAAGTTCCCGCCCCCGCCGCGGAGGGCCCAGAAGAGATCGGGCTCCCGCTCCTTGCTGCAAGTGACGGAGCGGCCGTCGGCGGTGACGACATCGGCCGAAAGAAGATTGTCGCAGGAGAGCCCGCAACGGCGGGCGAGATGCCCCATCCCACCGCCGAGGGTCAGCCCGGCGATGCCAGTGGTGGAAACAATCCCGCCGGTCGTCGCCAGCCCGAAGGGATGCGTGGCGTCGTTGAAATCGCGCCAGGTGCTTCCCCCCTCCGCCCGGGCGGTGCGGCGCTCCGGATCGACACGAACCCCTTTCATCCGTCCGAGGTCGAGCACCATCCCGCCGTCGCAGGTGCTGAAACCGGCGATGCTGTGGCCGCCCCCCCGGACCGCCAGCAAAAGATCGTGCTCCGCCGAAAACCGCACCGCGGCGGTCACGTCGCCCGCTTCCGCCGCTTGAACGATCATCGCCGGACGGCGGTCATGCATGGCGTTGTAGACGCGGCGCGCCTCATCGTAGCCGGAATCCTCCGGTCGAATCAGCCCGCCGCGCAGGCGTTCTTTGAGTTCCCGGACCCTCGCTTCCTTCAAGCGGCTCTCCCCGCCCGAGCGGAGCGCGATAAGCAAATCGGACATCCTCGACCTCCTCTTTTTACATACAGAGCGGAACATCCCAGATGATTCAGCGGATCCGATTTTCAGAAACTTCGAGATATTTTAGGCGGCTTTTGAGATCCGCCGGACGTTTGTCGCTTGCAGGCCCTTCACCCCCTGTGTCACGTCAAACTCGACCTCTTCCCCTTCTTCGAGATTCTGGTAACCCTCGCCGCTGAGTCCGGTGTGATGGACGAAAACGTCCTCCCCGTCCTCTTGAGAAATAAAGCCATACCCCTTTTCGCGGCTAAACCATTTTACACGTCCCTTTGCCATTGATTCCTCCTTTGGTAATTAAGTGTCCCAAACCGCCTGAAACCGGAATGCGGACACACGCATATCGATACTACTAAGTTAGCATTCCAAGGGAGGAGGAATCAATCAACCCCATGGAGGGAATTCCGAAGTAATACTCCACTCAAGTAGGACAAGCCAACCTCATCGAACCGCCCGGGCGCGGCTCGCGTCGAATTTTGGGGTCCTCTCTAATATTCCTCCCACGCATTTTTTCATCTTGACACCATAACGCCATCTTTCGTATCCTCAGGTTTACTTACCTAGAAATAAATAATGGACAAATAGCTTAAGTAAAATTTCAACCGCGCGGCAGCCGGGTCGTCACACCGTCAACATAAGGAACAAACAGATGAATGCTCGGGCGATGAGGTGGGCGGCGTGGCTCCTGTTGGTGATGGGGATCGGCCTGAAAGTATCTGGATGCGGCGGGGGAAGTTCCGTCGGCGGGGGCGGGGCCGGAAACCCGGCCATCGCAAGCGCCAGCATCGGGCCGAACGGCGGGAATATCACCTCCCTGGATGGAAAGGTAACGCTGACCATCCCGGCCGGAGCGCTCGGAAACACACAGACGATCACGATCGAATCGATCGATCCGGCCACC contains:
- a CDS encoding FAD-binding oxidoreductase; translation: MSDLLIALRSGGESRLKEARVRELKERLRGGLIRPEDSGYDEARRVYNAMHDRRPAMIVQAAEAGDVTAAVRFSAEHDLLLAVRGGGHSIAGFSTCDGGMVLDLGRMKGVRVDPERRTARAEGGSTWRDFNDATHPFGLATTGGIVSTTGIAGLTLGGGMGHLARRCGLSCDNLLSADVVTADGRSVTCSKEREPDLFWALRGGGGNFGVVTSFEYQLHPVADILGGPTFYPLDGDILRGYRALMDEAPEELNALLVLTLGLPVPFLPEKWHGRPMAAVLICWSGPASQDEAVRGRLSRLGSIEGQYLERMPYPVINTLFDELLPKGLYHYWKGNFITRIADGAIDVHLDYAARIPSLQTATILFPIDGACHRVKSDATAFAYRDASFATALGPSFSDPADTERNVAWGRAYYEALRPFSEEGGYVNFMSEDDQERVRSNYRQHYRRLAEIKKRYDPMNLFHLNQNIKPA
- a CDS encoding cold shock domain-containing protein; its protein translation is MAKGRVKWFSREKGYGFISQEDGEDVFVHHTGLSGEGYQNLEEGEEVEFDVTQGVKGLQATNVRRISKAA